A stretch of Mesorhizobium sp. M2A.F.Ca.ET.046.03.2.1 DNA encodes these proteins:
- a CDS encoding carbohydrate ABC transporter permease: MSLTTAHSVVAPSSNAKLIAGTIIIAYALISIVPLLWIFATSFKTPPDSIAYPPKIVFQPSIEGYCNLFTTRTRQTPEYINSLGPATGFCDETVRKRNMVIAGPSNFLPRFVNSLIIAFGSTFCAVFLGTLSAYGFSRFKVPLADDLLFFILSTRFMPPIAVAIPIYLMYRELGLSDTALGMILLYTAVNVSLAVWLLKGFIDEIPREYEEAAMIDGYTRLQAFWRTVLPQATTGIAATAIFCLIFAWNEYAFAALLTSGTAQTAPPFIPTIIGEGGQDWPAVAAGTTIFLVPILVFTILLRKQLLRGITFGAVRK, from the coding sequence ATGAGCCTGACCACCGCCCATTCCGTCGTAGCACCCTCGTCGAACGCGAAGCTGATCGCCGGCACGATCATCATAGCCTATGCGCTGATCTCGATCGTGCCGCTGTTGTGGATCTTCGCCACCAGCTTCAAGACGCCGCCGGATTCGATCGCCTACCCGCCCAAGATCGTCTTCCAGCCGAGCATCGAGGGCTATTGCAACCTGTTCACCACGCGCACACGGCAGACGCCGGAATACATCAACTCGCTCGGACCGGCGACCGGTTTCTGCGACGAGACCGTGCGCAAGCGCAACATGGTGATCGCCGGGCCGTCGAACTTCCTGCCGCGCTTCGTCAACTCGCTGATCATCGCCTTCGGCTCGACCTTCTGCGCGGTGTTTTTGGGCACACTCTCGGCCTATGGCTTCTCACGCTTCAAGGTGCCGCTGGCCGACGACCTCCTGTTCTTCATCCTGTCGACGCGCTTCATGCCGCCGATCGCGGTGGCGATCCCGATCTACCTGATGTATCGCGAGCTCGGCCTCTCCGACACCGCGCTCGGCATGATCCTGCTCTACACGGCGGTCAACGTCTCGCTGGCAGTCTGGCTGCTCAAAGGCTTCATCGACGAGATCCCGCGCGAATATGAAGAGGCGGCGATGATCGACGGCTATACGCGGCTGCAGGCGTTCTGGCGCACCGTGCTGCCGCAGGCCACGACCGGCATCGCCGCGACCGCGATCTTCTGCCTGATCTTTGCCTGGAACGAATACGCGTTCGCCGCTCTGCTGACCTCCGGCACGGCGCAGACCGCGCCGCCCTTCATCCCGACCATCATCGGCGAGGGCGGCCAGGACTGGCCGGCGGTGGCGGCCGGCACAACCATCTTCCTGGTGCCGATCCTCGTCTTCACCATCCTGCTCCGCAAGCAACTCTTGCGCGGCATCACCTTCGGCGCGGTGCGCAAATGA
- a CDS encoding ABC transporter ATP-binding protein, whose translation MADVRIQGVTKSFGDTVAIDDLDLTIKDGEFVVLLGPTGAGKTTTLRLIAGLERPDSGTIHIGGHDATTLSPAERDTAFVFQQYSLYPHLSVFDNLAFPLRSPARRFPEEAVRRRVEEVARMVRIDHKLDNRSTKLSGGEMQRVAIGRALVRKPAIYLMDEPLSSLDAKLRADLRLELKRIQSELGATMLYVTHDQIEAMTMADRIGILADGVLVQIGTPRAIYSEPANLHVAARLGQPAINLLPAGLLPDGGAPTGTKTIGARTEHLAIEKATNGHADGVVDWVEHLGDQNHLHVTVGAKKLVTLTDPDTSLAKGDKVTIRYIAPLYFGSDGQRLM comes from the coding sequence ATGGCTGATGTCCGTATCCAGGGCGTGACCAAGAGTTTTGGCGACACCGTCGCGATCGACGATCTCGACCTTACGATCAAGGACGGCGAGTTCGTCGTGCTGCTTGGGCCGACCGGCGCCGGCAAGACGACGACGCTGAGGCTGATTGCCGGCCTGGAGCGGCCGGATAGCGGCACGATCCATATCGGCGGCCATGACGCCACGACCCTGTCGCCGGCCGAACGCGACACCGCTTTCGTCTTCCAGCAATATTCGCTCTATCCGCATCTGTCGGTGTTCGACAATCTCGCCTTCCCGCTGCGCTCGCCGGCGCGGCGCTTTCCGGAGGAGGCGGTGCGCCGCCGCGTCGAAGAGGTGGCGCGCATGGTGCGCATCGACCACAAGCTCGACAACCGCTCGACGAAGCTGTCGGGCGGCGAGATGCAGCGCGTCGCCATCGGCCGCGCGCTGGTGCGCAAGCCGGCGATCTACCTGATGGACGAGCCGCTGTCCTCGCTCGACGCCAAGCTGCGCGCCGATCTCAGGCTCGAGCTGAAGCGCATCCAGTCCGAGCTCGGCGCCACCATGCTCTATGTCACGCATGACCAGATCGAGGCGATGACAATGGCCGACCGCATCGGCATCCTCGCCGATGGCGTGCTGGTGCAGATTGGTACGCCGCGCGCGATCTATTCGGAGCCTGCAAACCTGCATGTCGCGGCCCGCCTCGGCCAGCCGGCGATCAACCTCCTGCCGGCCGGGCTCCTGCCCGACGGGGGCGCGCCGACCGGAACGAAAACGATCGGCGCCCGCACCGAGCATCTCGCGATCGAGAAGGCAACGAACGGCCATGCCGACGGCGTCGTCGACTGGGTCGAGCATCTCGGCGACCAGAATCACCTGCATGTGACGGTGGGGGCGAAGAAGCTGGTGACGCTGACCGATCCAGACACGTCTTTAGCCAAGGGGGACAAGGTGACGATCCGCTACATCGCGCCGCTCTATTTCGGCTCGGACGGGCAAAGACTGATGTAG
- a CDS encoding sugar ABC transporter permease has product MLNRTADNVARATPEPLAKRIRGISDKGLAWLFISPTILLLLAINIFPLFWAIYLSFTNYRANRPNEVVKNLGLANYQRILGDHDIWIAMQTTAHFVFWTILLQTVIGFTLAWLIDRKFRGHAFWTTIILVPMMLSPAVVGNFWRFLYEPQIGLFSYVISFVTGIPPTNVQMLSNVELAPWAIIIVDTWMWTPYVMLICLAGLRSIPEYIYEAAEVDRASNWRQFWSITLPMALPFIMLAVLFRGIENFKMFDMVNLLTGGGPGSTTEVASITLKRQAFESWRTGYSSAFAIILFVAVFGLANIYVKALNKVKQR; this is encoded by the coding sequence ATGCTCAATCGGACTGCGGACAACGTTGCCCGGGCGACCCCGGAGCCGTTGGCCAAGAGGATCCGGGGCATCAGCGACAAGGGCCTCGCCTGGCTGTTCATCTCGCCGACGATCCTTCTGTTGCTTGCCATCAACATCTTCCCGCTGTTCTGGGCGATCTATCTGTCGTTCACCAACTACCGCGCCAACCGCCCCAACGAAGTGGTGAAGAACCTCGGGCTCGCCAATTACCAGCGCATCCTCGGCGACCACGACATCTGGATCGCCATGCAGACGACGGCGCATTTCGTGTTCTGGACGATCCTGCTGCAGACGGTGATCGGCTTCACGCTCGCCTGGCTGATCGACCGCAAGTTCCGCGGCCATGCCTTCTGGACCACAATCATACTGGTGCCGATGATGCTGTCGCCGGCGGTGGTCGGAAATTTCTGGCGTTTCCTCTACGAGCCGCAGATCGGGCTCTTCTCCTATGTCATCTCCTTCGTCACCGGCATTCCGCCGACGAATGTGCAGATGCTGTCCAATGTCGAGCTGGCGCCGTGGGCGATCATCATCGTCGACACCTGGATGTGGACGCCTTACGTGATGCTGATCTGCCTCGCCGGCCTGCGCTCCATCCCCGAATACATCTATGAGGCGGCCGAGGTCGACCGCGCCTCCAACTGGCGGCAGTTCTGGTCGATCACGCTGCCGATGGCGCTGCCCTTCATCATGCTGGCGGTGCTGTTCCGCGGCATCGAGAACTTCAAGATGTTCGACATGGTCAACCTCTTGACCGGCGGCGGACCCGGCTCGACCACCGAGGTCGCCTCGATCACGCTGAAGCGGCAGGCCTTCGAAAGCTGGCGCACCGGCTATTCCTCGGCCTTCGCCATCATCCTGTTCGTCGCGGTGTTCGGGCTGGCCAACATCTACGTCAAGGCGCTCAACAAGGTGAAGCAGAGATGA